Part of the Quercus robur chromosome 5, dhQueRobu3.1, whole genome shotgun sequence genome, TCAGAGAGAAGAGTTTACTTCTTTTAAAGAACTCATACTGTTTACATTACAAACCTCAATCAATTTTCATATTGAAATAATATCCTTTACACAAACATACTGTATCCACACACGATCTTTGAGAAGTTAAGTGAGGTCATTTTCATCCAATGGCTCTTCTTGCTCTTCCGCAGCTTCAGTCTTTAGTGCACTCACTTCTCCTGTAGGAAGTTTCCTTGCAAGCCTGATGATCTGAGTCATTACATCTGAGTTAAATATTTGCAAACCAAAGTGTATTTGCCAGAATCTGGTCAGTATTAATGATAATAGTAGTAATAATTGGAAGATGTCAAAACATAATCCACAGTAATCAGCATTCAGGTAAGGATTCGTGGAAATTAGaacataaaatagaaaatagaaaataaataaaaatagggaTAATTTAGAGCTCCATTTTAAATGAGGCAAAGAAGATTTCCATAAATGAAAAATGACACTGTAAAATTTGCCACTTTATGGGTTTGACACAATAGAAAAACATCCTATGTCTGCATGCCTGTGATTTGTGAAGTTCATGAGCAATGTCCATTTCCATGCAGAAAAGTTGGTCGTAATTTAGTAAACTTAAGATTCagaatttccaaaaaaagaCATGGTATCATTCGTATCAGAAACTTGCAACAGTATCAGCAAGTCAAATATTTTCATTCAGATCTGTAACTGTTTATCAAGTCCTACGCTTCAAAAAATACATCCAAAATGTATTTGAAACAGATTAAGCATATCAGAACTCACAATAGATATGGTATTAGTGTAAGATAGCATGAGGCAAATTTGAACAATTAACAGGGTACAACCGAATTGACATTCTTACCACATGGTCAAGATTAGAAATTGTGCTTGACTGACCCAGCCGTTTGATTTCTTCAATGTCACCTTCTGAATAGGCAGAGAGAAGCTTACTAGCACAACGACCATGGTCATTTCTCAAGAAAACATCAATCCTACAAGGGGCCAATAATCAGGGAGTCTGATCAAAAGAATGCTTTGGAGGGAGCACAAACAAAGTTACTTCAGAAtttattatttcataatttcttCCAGATTTCacttttgaatttcaaaccatatttatttttgaattttgaattcgttttaattttgttggaaTTTTATAGGACTTAATTGTGACTTAATGCAATCCTTAAAGCCTATTAAAATGAGTCTCCAGAAATGGTTTGAGGCAGTacaatttgaataataaaaaaattcttattagAGATGTTTCTCTAAGCTTGGTGGTGATTCCAAGTACCATCaggtggtgaagcctagggTCTCAGGTATATTCTAGATGAAGAAGCCAAAGATTTGTCATGTTCttttcatttcccttgtttCTATTTCCACCCTTGGTCCTGCATcaaagtggtatcagagcatacCTTAATCCAGTTTTGTTCAAAAACAGTTGAGAATCCACCCACCACAATACCTACAATCTGCCACCAACCACCATTGTGAACCTGAAACTAAAAATACTACACCAAACCACCATATGACACATATTTAAGTGAAGTACTCCCCCCATAAAGTCATGAGAAAGTCATACCACATCTTGATGCCCCACGAATTTTGCACCGCCACCACTGCCTCTAAACAAATAGTGAAGGCCACTACCACCAATTCTCAACAATCTGTGAAGCCCATCAACCCTCTCCATTCCAGACTTGAAGCCCTAGAATTCCCTTAGTAAACCCACACCTTAAACCCATCAAATAAATCACCATGatccccaccccaaaaaaaaaaaaaaaaaactcacaaacTATCCATCACGACCAACAGCAACCCAAcagaggaaaaataaattacCCGCTAACCCATATCACTCAAACCCATAGACATAGACCCGTACAACCAAAATTATTTCAGAATTCATTATTTCCTATTTTTTTCTagatatcttttattttattttaataattcaatatttaCAATGGAGTTGGGGGATTTGAACCATGTATGTTTCCATTGAAAACATTAGAAGGTAgaaattgagctacaaggctcttggcctATCATCTTctagatttcatttttggatTTTGACCCTTGAACTTTGAATTGGGCTTtgattttgagaattttatggGATGTAATTGTGCCTTAATGTAATTCCTTAAGTCTATTAAAAAGAAGCTCCTAGAATAGTTTGAAACAATGCAATTTGAATAAGAATTTTTCTATTAGACATGTTTCTCTAAGTTTGGTTGTGATTCCAAGCACCCTTAGGTGGTGAAGAATAAGGTTTCAAGCAAATTCTAAGTGGTGAAGCCAAGGATTGtccttttatttgattttttttttttttttcattttcccttATTTCTATTTTCCACCCTTTGTCCTGCATCATCCTTTCTAGTGGAAATTCACGTCATAAGAAAGTAATAGATTGTTATATCAGAAAATTACAAGATTACAATTAGTTCTATAAGCTCTATGTAATGTAACATGTTCTTGGTGGAAAAGCACATCTTGACAAAGTAGACCATTTCCTTTTAATTGTTTCCAATATCAGAAGTTTGGAGCAAGTTTTTTGCTCATTTACTTCCATCATGATGTATACCACAAccaccaagagccttgtagttcaACTAGTTTGACACCTTCTTGTGTCACCAAAGGAGACATCCTAGGTTCAAATCCTCCCTCCCCCAATTGAtgaatttaaaaaggaaaaagatttaTAACACAACCAGTTGAAGAAGAGTCCAAACTCCAAAAGCCAAAGTACAAACAACAATAATTGGACTCAGTCATCCTTTGAAGAAAATTGGATTGTTGGACTGGAGAGAGATAATTGATAATAGATAGAAGGGTGATGTTGATCTAATttgaaaggggggggggggggggggggggggggggacaaaccagaccaaataaaaaaagattccACCTATCGTTTGGGTGCACTGTAGTATTCCCATGTCCTAAAATTTGAAAGCTAATAAAATACCTATATTACTGAAGCCAGAAGTTGCTGCAAGAAAAAATATACTTACTGAGAACAGTCATTATAGCACTTCTCTGCTTGCTTGAAGTCATGTGCATAGAGGTAAACAATAATTGCGCTAAGATATGCCTGAATCCAAAAAAGGTGTGTCAAGgatgattttaatgcaaaaagaCTTTTTGAACACAACGATTTAGACAATAAAACACAGAGGCTAACTCtgcaagaaaatataatttgccTCCAAGTACAATTGTGGGAAAACAACAATTCAGTCTATGGTCATTTTTTGAGATATCACATGGTAAAAGCAGAACCTGATAGATATTATTGGcttttcattttaacatttaCATACCAGATGATATGGCAACAGAATTCAATGATTGAGAACATAAATGTTCTAGAGAGAAATTAGCAAACGAGTTCAGCCGCATCACACTCCAGTTAAAAGCATCAATCAGGAGTTCATTATATAAAAGGAATTTAAGAGGCAGGACCAAAAGAAtgtaattagaaagaaaaaccaCCGCCAGGGGGTGGGTGGTTGTGGATGGTTCACACATAACCATGGAAATCAATGGAGGGAAATCATTGGACACATAATTTATGGCTATAAAGAATAtaacaccaaaaaaatttttttatgaccTTGCATTGACTATTGGTAGCACTGCATTTATCAGCTGCTAAGCCCCATCTCAATAAGAAAGTTGCAGCATCTGTATACCTGCAGGTCAGGAAGGTTACCttttcaaaagaaattgcatAGAAGTGTCTCAAAACTACAATGAACTTGCATTTTACCCAGATATGAACCAATATTTAAGGCCAGGAAGGTTACCTTTTCAAAAGATTATTAATTTATGCAACTTATGACTGTGTGAAgttaatagaaaagaaaactaagaagTATATTGGAGAAGTACGCACTGTTCACTTCTTCCACTTGGTCATATAAATAGATGTTTTACCATAGTTAGACTTTGTAAAATGAACTTGAATGTTGATACTATCCAAACTTACTTCTCAAGCTTTATATAAACACATGTGGCAGCACGATATAGATCAAAGGCCATTTGTTCCTTATCATCCTCTTCAAGAATAGAACAAGCATCGGTGTAAAGTTGAATTGCTTCATCAGGCACAGCATCTTCAAGAGCACTGTAATAGAAAGTAATACTTCAGTTGGTTTGCCAAAGACATTCCAAATTGAATGGTCAAACATGGGAAGAAGAAGGGAGGAAAAACATGGACAAGAGGCAATAAGGTCAGTTTTATGATTCTATGCCATACGGAGAAAGGAAGTAGAAGAACAAACAGggaaataaaaacacaagaaaagaCACACACAGAGGCATGCATATTCATACAAGTCAGTCTCCATTGGCATAGGCATGCATATTTATTAGTAATGAAACTATTTACAAAGTTTTAGCCCACCTTCCTCTTTGTTCTTTTGTAAAGAAAATTGAGCATTAAAGAACTAGTAAAATAGCAAAGAGATATGttaaaaatagacaagaaaTGAAATTCCTCACCAAGTTAGTAATGGTGGTCTCAAAAATCCAATGGGCATTGATAGGCTCATTATTTCTTTCACATTAAACATTTGGGTTTCAAAACTAACATCCAAATTGAGCCATCAATGTAAATGGGACAACGGTGAAATCAATGTTacaatttcataaaattaatcCATCTCTATTCTTTTCGATCATTCAATCATATTATAACAAGTGAGGAAGGAGGATTCAAACCCCGGTTCTCCTCACAACGAAAACCAAGCAATGCCGCTAAGCTACAACTACGATACATGAAGATGACTGCCAAATTCTACTCACAATTAATGCAAAACTAAAAAGGCGCAACGAAATCAGTATATATCAAAGTAAATAATATTACCGGGCACCCTTTGCAAGAGCATCGGACGCGGGTTGTGGTCTTCCACAGACCATGTAAAGCTCAGAAGCCCTTTTATAGAAATCAGCAACTTCAGTCCAATTGCCTACTTCTTTAGCTAAAGCCGCAGCCGACTCCATATGCTTAGCAGCATCCCAGGGTCTTTACcataattattattaacttGTAAAGGActtaaacaacaacaacaacaactacttCATTAAAACAACATAAGAAATGAAATACTAAGTACTAAGAGAGGATACGAGGAAAGCATTTCTTGTCCTTTGGAAGCCTTTTCAAATGCAATTTTTGCTTTTTCATGGTTCTTGGCGACCCTATACCCAATAGCTATATaccaaagcaataaaaatatagaaatcaaaaacaagaatttttatAACTTTGTATTGTATAGAGGGGAGAGTAGGAAGTACCGGCTTGCTCGTATAACTGGGTAGCAGATTTCCAATCGGCACTCCACCTTGTGAGACTCAGTTTTGTTCtgatttatataataatagaagaaaatgtttgagaaaaaaagtagCAGTGAGAAtcaagaatgaagaaaaagagataagaaGAGAAAAGTAATACAGTTTGTCGGCTTTGGCCATCAACTTGTTGGGATCGGAAGAAGCCATGGTGTATGAGCTATGAACTATGAGGTATGAGCTGATTCCGTGGTTTTAGACCCAAATCAAATCCCCTGATGCTGATGCAGATGCAGTTGTAGTTTGCACTTTCCAGTTTCCAAATTCCACCctgttttcctctttttattattattattattaaaactaCTCTCCTCTCATCatccaccctttttttttttttttgggaaatgatttatttatttatttgaatttttttttttttgagaaacttattTATTTGATCTTTTAAGCCTGGAatcattataaattaatttaatttcgGCTTATTGGTATCCTCTAGCTCATTATGTAATGGTTTAAAATATCATTTGTATATATTGCTCCTTTCGTCCTAAATTGTTTGGTTTAATAAGAAGAATCCaattatttagaaaaatatcGTTAACTGTCTTATctctttaaaaagttaaaaatttcctaaattaccctaaacaaatttattaaaaatttatttattttatttaaaaaaaaattgtaatattggAGCCAACTgccaagtgaaaaaaaaaaaaaaaaaaaaaaaaaaaaaaaaaaaaaaaaagacccatttAACATCTTATCACTATATACTCTATAGTTATGTAATATATTTGaaagtatatataaataatcttCTAGTGTAGTGTAGTTGGAGGAAAGATCTGTCCTCCCCCTCctcccaaccaaaaaaagaaaaaaaaatggaagatgaAAAGATTAACTAATTTATAGTTATGTAATATATGTGGATAATGTAATATATGTGgataatctaattttttattttaaaataaaatatctcaaATGAAATTTGAGTTTGGTAAATTCGAGTTTCACTTAATTGTTTTTCAAGCTGAAACTTGAGTTTGATAAACTCGAGTTccctaaaagaaaatttactGAAATGGAATTAAGTTTACTAAACTTGAGTggaatattttaattaaaaatatcaaattaaacaATACATGTGAGTTCACTAAACTTGATTTTcacttggaactcgagttccaaaagaGTCTATAGAACTAAATAACTTCTAGCAAAGacttattagtatttttttttttttttgggcaaaaacTGAATATTTAGCAAAAGAGACCTCCAAACCTCCTCCAACCTATTACGTGatggtttaaaaaaatcattcactATCATATGTATTAAGTGCGTGCACGTTGAGCATCCCATTCTAAAACCatactttactttttttctagGTGCAATTGTTTCAAATagtcaattttcaaaaacactgaaaaaataaattgcacCCCATGATTCATTAGATCATTCAGATAAATGATAAGGCATTTGATATCAAATGATCAATAAATGAGAGACATTGCACAAAAATAACCACCCCACCCCACTAACACTCCTAAGATTAGGGGTAGAATGTTGATATGGTTATTTTGCACACATCTCTCaattattagattttgataCGAATAACATGATATTATTTAATACTACATATTTTTTCCATAAtcaaggtttatttatttattgagatgaataaatactaaatatttatcGGTTTAATAGCATTCACACATCACACTCACACACCAGCCTTATTGGAGTTCAACTAAATTCAAACTTAGCCTTtcctattttaactaacttatTATTC contains:
- the LOC126726717 gene encoding gamma-soluble NSF attachment protein, which gives rise to MASSDPNKLMAKADKLTKLSLTRWSADWKSATQLYEQAAIGYRVAKNHEKAKIAFEKASKGQEMLSSPWDAAKHMESAAALAKEVGNWTEVADFYKRASELYMVCGRPQPASDALAKGARALEDAVPDEAIQLYTDACSILEEDDKEQMAFDLYRAATCVYIKLEKYTDAATFLLRWGLAADKCSATNSQCKAYLSAIIVYLYAHDFKQAEKCYNDCSQIDVFLRNDHGRCASKLLSAYSEGDIEEIKRLGQSSTISNLDHVIIRLARKLPTGEVSALKTEAAEEQEEPLDENDLT